In Amphiprion ocellaris isolate individual 3 ecotype Okinawa chromosome 3, ASM2253959v1, whole genome shotgun sequence, one genomic interval encodes:
- the znf423 gene encoding zinc finger protein 423 isoform X1 produces MSRRKQAKPRSVKAVEEGESSECGGTWDESTVQTEVPASDREAEPKEGQGGGAEDGEQEEHDERDDRDHDDDLDDESIFTCDNCQQDFDCLAELTEHRTNHCPADGDDDPAGLSWVPSSPSSKDVASPSQMPDGCCDLGMATGGEEEGGAGLPYPCQFCDKSFSRLSYLKRHEQIHSDKLPFKCTFCSRLFKHKRSRDRHVKLHTGDKKYSCQECEAAFSRSDHLKIHLKTHSSSKPFKCSVCKRGFSSTSSLQSHMQAHRKNREHLALRSERDGGKKGAGGEGDLEQDLYMCDYCEETFSQTDELEKHVLTRHPQLSDRADLQCIHCPEIFLDEASLLTHIETQHANRKHKCPVCSEQFPSVEDVYCHLDSHRQPDSSNHSAASPDPALGSVASMSSATPDSSASLERGSTPDSTLKHSQGSERSRRRGADTGEDMGISLGHQGGGGGGNWSKVTYSCPYCSKRDFHSLAVLEIHLKTIHADKPQQSHTCQLCLETLPTLYNLNEHVRKAHRASGGTVGTAAAAFPLLQFTNVTAFHCNYCPDMFGDINSLQEHIRVSHCLPGGIMAGSTTLEGNHAFFCNQCSMGFLTESSLTEHIQQTHCTSATGGGNASGGVVAKLESPVLQAASQSFMEVYSCPYCTNSPIFGSLLKLTKHIKENHKNIPLANNKRQAKVADLSPASSDVEISSPKRHRLGGDSTPSMGSNGDYPCNQCDLRFASFEGFQAHLKSHLEMLLRRQSCPQCNKEDFESQEALLQHLTVHYTTTSTQYVCESCDKQFSSVDDLQKHLLDMHTFVLYHCTLCQEVFDSKVSIQVHLAVKHSNEKKLFRCTACAWDFRKEADLQLHVKHNHLGQRSGLPGGLGTGLKPRKCIFCGETFGTEVELQCHITTHSKKFTCRFCGKAFHAISLLERHLREKHCIFDGGNITGNGGGTGSSGSQNGTPNGLAQTSKRGGGGGGGSGNGGAAGVERATAVAAEQADLQNILLKGGVVGGGSGQGGDAANSHEASGGEEELDNSEPMYACDICGAAYTMESLLQNHRLRDHNIRPGEDDACSRKKKADFIKGNHKCNVCSRTFFSENGLREHAQTHRGPAKHYMCPICGERFPSLLTLTEHKVTHSKSLDTGTCRICKMPLQSEEEFIEHCQMHPDLRNSLTGFRCVVCMQTVTSTLELKIHGTFHMQKLSTGSALGGAGGVGGNGGAGGGNGSASSSPNGQLQQHKLYKCAFCLKEFKNKGELVKLDVNGLPYGLCAGCMSRGTNGQSPNQGGAATPGDTQGEKAVAGLRCPECGVKFESLEDLESHVQTDHPEVSPETSAAGKKAEASPVPKKKTYQCIKCQMTFETEREIQIHVANHMIEEPTCRQEEGINHECKLCNQMFDSPAKLLCHLIEHSFEGMGGTFKCPVCFTVFVQANKLQQHIFAVHGQEDKIYDCSQCPQKFFFQTELQNHTLSQHAQ; encoded by the exons AAGTCCCGGCGTCTGACAGAGAGGCTGAGCCCAAAGAAGGCCAAGGAGGCGGCGCTGAAGATGGAGAACAGGAGGAGCACGACGAGCGTGATGACAGAGATCACGATGATGACCTAGATGACGAGTCCATCTTCACCTGTGACAACTGTCAACAGGACTTTGACTGTCTGGCCGAGCTCACCGAACACAGAACCAACCACTGCCCGGCTG ATGGTGATGATGACCCAGCAGGGCTGTCCTGGGTGCCTTCATCGCCCTCCAGTAAAGACGTGGCGTCGCCGTCGCAGATGCCTGATGGCTGCTGCGACCTTGGCATGGCCACTGGCGGCGAGGAGGAAGGAGGCGCTGGTCTGCCATACCCCTGCCAGTTCTGTGACAAGTCCTTCAG CCGTCTGAGTTACCTGAAACGACACGAGCAGATCCACAGCGACAAGCTGCCCTTCAAGTGTACCTTCTGCAGCCGTCTGTTTAAACACAAGAGGAGCAGAGATCGCCATGTCAAACTCCACACAG GAGATAAGAAGTATAGCTGTCAGGAGTGTGAAGCTGCTTTCTCTCGCTCTGATCACCTGAAGATTCATCTCAAGACACACAG CTCCAGCAAACCATTTAAATGCAGTGTGTGTAAACGTgggttctcctccacctcatCGCTGCAGAGCCACATGCAG GCTCATCGGAAGAACAGAGAACATCTTGCGCTGAGAAGCGAGAGAGATGGTGGAAAGAAgggagcaggaggagaaggCGACCTCGAGCAGGACCTGTATATGTGTGATTACTGCGAGGAGACGTTCAGCCAGACCGACGAGTTGGAGAAACACGTCCTGACCAGACACCCCCAGCTGTCCGACCGAGCTGACTTGCAATGCATCCACTGTCCTGAGATCTTTCTAGATGAGGCGTCGCTCCTCACGCATATTGAAACCCAGCATGCCAACCGCAAACACAA ATGTCCTGTCTGTTCAGAACAGTTCCCGTCTGTAGAGGACGTCTACTGCCACCTAGACAGCCATCGTCAACCCGACTCCTCTAATCACAGCGCTGCCAGTCCAGATCCGGCCCTCGGCAGCGTGGCTTCAATGAGCTCGGCCACTCCTGACTCTAGTGCCAGTCTGGAGAGAGGCTCGACACCAGACTCAACACTAAAGCACAGCCAGGGTAGCGAACGAAGCCGCAGGAGAGGCGCTGATACTGGGGAGGACATGGGGATTAGCCTAGGTCATCAAGGTGGAG GTGGGGGAGGGAACTGGAGTAAAGTGACGTACTCTTGCCCATACTGCTCAAAGAGAGACTTCCACAGTCTGGCAGTGTTGGAAATCCACTTGAAGACCATCCATGCGGACAAGCCGCAACAGAGCCATACGTGTCAACTCTGCTTGGAAACCCTGCCAACGCTCTACAACCTCAACGAACATGTGCGCAAAGCTCACCGTGCCAGTGGAGGAACTGTGGGCACAGCGGCAGCAGCGTTTCCTCTGCTGCAGTTCACCAACGTCACAGCGTTCCACTGCAACTACTGTCCGGACATGTTCGGGGACATCAATTCTCTGCAGGAACACATCCGAGTGTCCCACTGCCTGCCTGGTGGGATTATGGCAGGATCCACCACATTAG AAGGGAACCATGCCTTTTTCTGCAACCAGTGCTCAATGGGATTCCTGACAGAGTCTTCGTTGAcagaacacattcagcagacaCACTGCACCTCTGCTACAGGCGGCGGAAATGCATCTGGAGGAGTGGTGGCCAAGCTGGAGTCTCCCGTACTACAGGCTGCATCTCAGTCCTTCATGGAG GTTTACTCCTGCCCTTACTGCACCAATTCTCCTATCTTCGGCTCACTCCTCAAGCTCACCAAACACATAAAGGAGAACCACAAGAACATCCCGCTGGCCAACAACAAACGGCAGGCTAAAGTTGCCGACCTGAGCCCAGCCTCCTCTGACGTCGAGATCTCCTCTCCGAAACGCCACAGACTGGGAGGCGACTCCACCCCGTCCATGGGAAGCAACGGGGATTATCCATGCAACCAGTGTGACCTGCGGTTTGCTAGTTTTGAGGGTTTCCAGGCCCACCTCAAGTCACACCTGGAGATGCTGCTGAGGCGCCAGTCCTGCCCCCAGTGCAACAAGGAGGATTTTGAGTCCCAGGAGGCGTTGCTTCAACACCTGACAGTACACTACACCACCACATCTACGCAGTATGTGTGCGAGAGCTGCGATAAACAGTTCTCGTCAGTGGATGACCTGCAGAAACACCTACTGGACATGCACACGTTTGTCCTGTACCACTGTACTCTCTGTCAGGAGGTCTTTGACTCCAAGGTGTCCATACAG GTGCATTTGGCAGTGAAGCATAGCAATGAGAAGAAACTGTTTCGCTGCACAGCCTGTGCCTGGGACTTCAGAAAAGAGGCCGATCTTCAGCTTCATGTTAAGCATAACCACCTGGGCCAAAGGTCGGGCCTCCCAGGGGGTCTTGGCACAG GGCTCAAACCTCGTAAATGCATCTTCTGCGGGGAGACATTTGGAACAGAAGTGGAGCTGCAGTGTCACATCACCACGCACAGCAAGAAGTTCACATGTCGCTTTTGTGGCAAAGCTTTCCATGCCATCTCACTGCTGGAGAGACACCTGAGAGAAAAGCACTGCATCTTCGATGGCGGCAACATCACCGGCAACGGGGGTGGCACGGGGAGCAGTGGGAGTCAGAACGGGACGCCCAACGGGCTCGCTCAGACCTCCAAGCgagggggaggtggaggaggaggaagtggcaACGGAGGCGCTGCAGGCGTCGAAAGAGCAACAGCCGTGGCTGCTGAACAAGCCGACCTGCAGAACATACTGTTGAAGGGTGGCGTTGTGGGAGGAGGATCAGGCCAGGGAGGAGATGCAGCCAACAGCCACGAGGCAAGCGGGggagaggaggagctggacaATTCAGAACCCATGTATGCCTGTGATATCTGCGGAGCGGCTTACACCATGGAGTCCCTCCTGCAGAACCATCGGCTGCGTGATCACAACATCCGCCCAGGAGAAGATGATGCTT GTTCTCGAAAGAAGAAGGCAGACTTCATCAAAGGGAACCACAAGTGCAATGTGTGCTCCAGAACTTTCTTCTCTGAGAACGGGCTCCGCGAGCACGCTCAAACACATCGTGGTCCCGCCAAACACTACATGTGTCCAATATGTGGCGAGCGATTCCCCTCTCTGCTAACTCTCACTGAACACAAG GTGACCCACAGTAAAAGCCTGGACACGGGAACCTGTCGAATCTGTAAGATGCCCCTGCAGAGTGAGGAGGAGTTCATAGAGCATTGCCAGATGCACCCCGACCTCCGCAACTCCCTCACCGGCTTCCGCTGCGTCGTCTGCATGCAGACTGTCACCTCCACCCTGGAGCTGAAGATCCACGGCACCTTCCACATGCAGAAGCTTTCCACCGGCTCTGCGcttggaggagctggaggagtaGGCGGGAACGGAGGAGCAGGTGGAGGCAACGGCTCAGCCTCTTCATCCCCTAAcgggcagctgcagcagcataaGCTGTACAAGTGCGCCTTCTGCCTAAAGGAGTTCAAGAACAAAGGCGAGCTGGTGAAGCTAGATGTCAATGGCCTGCCTTACGGCCTCTGTGCTGGTTGTATGAGCAG GGGCACGAACGGCCAGAGTCCCAACCAGGGAGGAGCTGCGACGCCTGGAGACACGCAGGGAGAGAAGGCTGTGGCCGGGTTGAGGTGTCCAGAGTGCGGGGTGAAGTTTGAGAGCCTGGAGGACTTGGAGAGTCACGTCCAGACAGATCACCCTGAGGTCAGCCCTGAAACCAGTGCAGCAGGAAAGAAGGCTGAGGCTTCACCTGTTCCTAAG AAGAAGACCTACCAGTGTATTAAATGCCAAATGACGtttgagacagaaagagaaatccAGATTCATGTCGCGAATCACATGATCG
- the znf423 gene encoding zinc finger protein 423 isoform X2 produces MSRRKQAKPRSVKAVEEGESSECGGTWDESTVQTEVPASDREAEPKEGQGGGAEDGEQEEHDERDDRDHDDDLDDESIFTCDNCQQDFDCLAELTEHRTNHCPADGDDDPAGLSWVPSSPSSKDVASPSQMPDGCCDLGMATGGEEEGGAGLPYPCQFCDKSFSRLSYLKRHEQIHSDKLPFKCTFCSRLFKHKRSRDRHVKLHTGDKKYSCQECEAAFSRSDHLKIHLKTHSSSKPFKCSVCKRGFSSTSSLQSHMQAHRKNREHLALRSERDGGKKGAGGEGDLEQDLYMCDYCEETFSQTDELEKHVLTRHPQLSDRADLQCIHCPEIFLDEASLLTHIETQHANRKHKCPVCSEQFPSVEDVYCHLDSHRQPDSSNHSAASPDPALGSVASMSSATPDSSASLERGSTPDSTLKHSQGSERSRRRGADTGEDMGISLGHQGGGGGGNWSKVTYSCPYCSKRDFHSLAVLEIHLKTIHADKPQQSHTCQLCLETLPTLYNLNEHVRKAHRASGGTVGTAAAAFPLLQFTNVTAFHCNYCPDMFGDINSLQEHIRVSHCLPGGIMAGSTTLEGNHAFFCNQCSMGFLTESSLTEHIQQTHCTSATGGGNASGGVVAKLESPVLQAASQSFMEVYSCPYCTNSPIFGSLLKLTKHIKENHKNIPLANNKRQAKVADLSPASSDVEISSPKRHRLGGDSTPSMGSNGDYPCNQCDLRFASFEGFQAHLKSHLEMLLRRQSCPQCNKEDFESQEALLQHLTVHYTTTSTQYVCESCDKQFSSVDDLQKHLLDMHTFVLYHCTLCQEVFDSKVSIQVHLAVKHSNEKKLFRCTACAWDFRKEADLQLHVKHNHLGQRSGLPGGLGTGLKPRKCIFCGETFGTEVELQCHITTHSKKFTCRFCGKAFHAISLLERHLREKHCIFDGGNITGNGGGTGSSGSQNGTPNGLAQTSKRGGGGGGGSGNGGAAGVERATAVAAEQADLQNILLKGGVVGGGSGQGGDAANSHEASGGEEELDNSEPMYACDICGAAYTMESLLQNHRLRDHNIRPGEDDACSRKKKADFIKGNHKCNVCSRTFFSENGLREHAQTHRGPAKHYMCPICGERFPSLLTLTEHKVTHSKSLDTGTCRICKMPLQSEEEFIEHCQMHPDLRNSLTGFRCVVCMQTVTSTLELKIHGTFHMQKLSTGSALGGAGGVGGNGGAGGGNGSASSSPNGQLQQHKLYKCAFCLKEFKNKGELVKLDVNGLPYGLCAGCMSRGTNGQSPNQGGAATPGDTQGEKAVAGLRCPECGVKFESLEDLESHVQTDHPEVSPETSAAGKKAEASPVPKKKTYQCIKCQMTFETEREIQIHVANHMIEEGINHECKLCNQMFDSPAKLLCHLIEHSFEGMGGTFKCPVCFTVFVQANKLQQHIFAVHGQEDKIYDCSQCPQKFFFQTELQNHTLSQHAQ; encoded by the exons AAGTCCCGGCGTCTGACAGAGAGGCTGAGCCCAAAGAAGGCCAAGGAGGCGGCGCTGAAGATGGAGAACAGGAGGAGCACGACGAGCGTGATGACAGAGATCACGATGATGACCTAGATGACGAGTCCATCTTCACCTGTGACAACTGTCAACAGGACTTTGACTGTCTGGCCGAGCTCACCGAACACAGAACCAACCACTGCCCGGCTG ATGGTGATGATGACCCAGCAGGGCTGTCCTGGGTGCCTTCATCGCCCTCCAGTAAAGACGTGGCGTCGCCGTCGCAGATGCCTGATGGCTGCTGCGACCTTGGCATGGCCACTGGCGGCGAGGAGGAAGGAGGCGCTGGTCTGCCATACCCCTGCCAGTTCTGTGACAAGTCCTTCAG CCGTCTGAGTTACCTGAAACGACACGAGCAGATCCACAGCGACAAGCTGCCCTTCAAGTGTACCTTCTGCAGCCGTCTGTTTAAACACAAGAGGAGCAGAGATCGCCATGTCAAACTCCACACAG GAGATAAGAAGTATAGCTGTCAGGAGTGTGAAGCTGCTTTCTCTCGCTCTGATCACCTGAAGATTCATCTCAAGACACACAG CTCCAGCAAACCATTTAAATGCAGTGTGTGTAAACGTgggttctcctccacctcatCGCTGCAGAGCCACATGCAG GCTCATCGGAAGAACAGAGAACATCTTGCGCTGAGAAGCGAGAGAGATGGTGGAAAGAAgggagcaggaggagaaggCGACCTCGAGCAGGACCTGTATATGTGTGATTACTGCGAGGAGACGTTCAGCCAGACCGACGAGTTGGAGAAACACGTCCTGACCAGACACCCCCAGCTGTCCGACCGAGCTGACTTGCAATGCATCCACTGTCCTGAGATCTTTCTAGATGAGGCGTCGCTCCTCACGCATATTGAAACCCAGCATGCCAACCGCAAACACAA ATGTCCTGTCTGTTCAGAACAGTTCCCGTCTGTAGAGGACGTCTACTGCCACCTAGACAGCCATCGTCAACCCGACTCCTCTAATCACAGCGCTGCCAGTCCAGATCCGGCCCTCGGCAGCGTGGCTTCAATGAGCTCGGCCACTCCTGACTCTAGTGCCAGTCTGGAGAGAGGCTCGACACCAGACTCAACACTAAAGCACAGCCAGGGTAGCGAACGAAGCCGCAGGAGAGGCGCTGATACTGGGGAGGACATGGGGATTAGCCTAGGTCATCAAGGTGGAG GTGGGGGAGGGAACTGGAGTAAAGTGACGTACTCTTGCCCATACTGCTCAAAGAGAGACTTCCACAGTCTGGCAGTGTTGGAAATCCACTTGAAGACCATCCATGCGGACAAGCCGCAACAGAGCCATACGTGTCAACTCTGCTTGGAAACCCTGCCAACGCTCTACAACCTCAACGAACATGTGCGCAAAGCTCACCGTGCCAGTGGAGGAACTGTGGGCACAGCGGCAGCAGCGTTTCCTCTGCTGCAGTTCACCAACGTCACAGCGTTCCACTGCAACTACTGTCCGGACATGTTCGGGGACATCAATTCTCTGCAGGAACACATCCGAGTGTCCCACTGCCTGCCTGGTGGGATTATGGCAGGATCCACCACATTAG AAGGGAACCATGCCTTTTTCTGCAACCAGTGCTCAATGGGATTCCTGACAGAGTCTTCGTTGAcagaacacattcagcagacaCACTGCACCTCTGCTACAGGCGGCGGAAATGCATCTGGAGGAGTGGTGGCCAAGCTGGAGTCTCCCGTACTACAGGCTGCATCTCAGTCCTTCATGGAG GTTTACTCCTGCCCTTACTGCACCAATTCTCCTATCTTCGGCTCACTCCTCAAGCTCACCAAACACATAAAGGAGAACCACAAGAACATCCCGCTGGCCAACAACAAACGGCAGGCTAAAGTTGCCGACCTGAGCCCAGCCTCCTCTGACGTCGAGATCTCCTCTCCGAAACGCCACAGACTGGGAGGCGACTCCACCCCGTCCATGGGAAGCAACGGGGATTATCCATGCAACCAGTGTGACCTGCGGTTTGCTAGTTTTGAGGGTTTCCAGGCCCACCTCAAGTCACACCTGGAGATGCTGCTGAGGCGCCAGTCCTGCCCCCAGTGCAACAAGGAGGATTTTGAGTCCCAGGAGGCGTTGCTTCAACACCTGACAGTACACTACACCACCACATCTACGCAGTATGTGTGCGAGAGCTGCGATAAACAGTTCTCGTCAGTGGATGACCTGCAGAAACACCTACTGGACATGCACACGTTTGTCCTGTACCACTGTACTCTCTGTCAGGAGGTCTTTGACTCCAAGGTGTCCATACAG GTGCATTTGGCAGTGAAGCATAGCAATGAGAAGAAACTGTTTCGCTGCACAGCCTGTGCCTGGGACTTCAGAAAAGAGGCCGATCTTCAGCTTCATGTTAAGCATAACCACCTGGGCCAAAGGTCGGGCCTCCCAGGGGGTCTTGGCACAG GGCTCAAACCTCGTAAATGCATCTTCTGCGGGGAGACATTTGGAACAGAAGTGGAGCTGCAGTGTCACATCACCACGCACAGCAAGAAGTTCACATGTCGCTTTTGTGGCAAAGCTTTCCATGCCATCTCACTGCTGGAGAGACACCTGAGAGAAAAGCACTGCATCTTCGATGGCGGCAACATCACCGGCAACGGGGGTGGCACGGGGAGCAGTGGGAGTCAGAACGGGACGCCCAACGGGCTCGCTCAGACCTCCAAGCgagggggaggtggaggaggaggaagtggcaACGGAGGCGCTGCAGGCGTCGAAAGAGCAACAGCCGTGGCTGCTGAACAAGCCGACCTGCAGAACATACTGTTGAAGGGTGGCGTTGTGGGAGGAGGATCAGGCCAGGGAGGAGATGCAGCCAACAGCCACGAGGCAAGCGGGggagaggaggagctggacaATTCAGAACCCATGTATGCCTGTGATATCTGCGGAGCGGCTTACACCATGGAGTCCCTCCTGCAGAACCATCGGCTGCGTGATCACAACATCCGCCCAGGAGAAGATGATGCTT GTTCTCGAAAGAAGAAGGCAGACTTCATCAAAGGGAACCACAAGTGCAATGTGTGCTCCAGAACTTTCTTCTCTGAGAACGGGCTCCGCGAGCACGCTCAAACACATCGTGGTCCCGCCAAACACTACATGTGTCCAATATGTGGCGAGCGATTCCCCTCTCTGCTAACTCTCACTGAACACAAG GTGACCCACAGTAAAAGCCTGGACACGGGAACCTGTCGAATCTGTAAGATGCCCCTGCAGAGTGAGGAGGAGTTCATAGAGCATTGCCAGATGCACCCCGACCTCCGCAACTCCCTCACCGGCTTCCGCTGCGTCGTCTGCATGCAGACTGTCACCTCCACCCTGGAGCTGAAGATCCACGGCACCTTCCACATGCAGAAGCTTTCCACCGGCTCTGCGcttggaggagctggaggagtaGGCGGGAACGGAGGAGCAGGTGGAGGCAACGGCTCAGCCTCTTCATCCCCTAAcgggcagctgcagcagcataaGCTGTACAAGTGCGCCTTCTGCCTAAAGGAGTTCAAGAACAAAGGCGAGCTGGTGAAGCTAGATGTCAATGGCCTGCCTTACGGCCTCTGTGCTGGTTGTATGAGCAG GGGCACGAACGGCCAGAGTCCCAACCAGGGAGGAGCTGCGACGCCTGGAGACACGCAGGGAGAGAAGGCTGTGGCCGGGTTGAGGTGTCCAGAGTGCGGGGTGAAGTTTGAGAGCCTGGAGGACTTGGAGAGTCACGTCCAGACAGATCACCCTGAGGTCAGCCCTGAAACCAGTGCAGCAGGAAAGAAGGCTGAGGCTTCACCTGTTCCTAAG AAGAAGACCTACCAGTGTATTAAATGCCAAATGACGtttgagacagaaagagaaatccAGATTCATGTCGCGAATCACATGATCG